One Nicotiana tabacum cultivar K326 chromosome 23, ASM71507v2, whole genome shotgun sequence genomic window, TTAAGGGCCTTTTTTCCCCTTGAGGAACTTGTCATTGTATTTACATAGTGTAATGTGATTTGCCTACTGGCTTTCTTCATTACTCCAGGGTATGTTCCAACTCcacctcttcttttctttttccttttatattaAAGAGTTTAACTTCTGTACATTGATATGCATAAGTGTGCCTCCTACACAATATTAtcgtttttgttttccttttttttgcgTCCTCTGTCCCTACTTTTGACTCAGCTACAGCTCGTAGCTTTTGATATTTTGGAAGAATCTATTTTACGTCTCTTTTTCGTTGGAATAGGAATCATCTACTAGTTGGGAAGTTAATCTTCTGTTTCTGATTTTAGGTCCCTTTGGTATATTGGATTGACTCTGAAGCTTCACCCATCCGAATTTTCGTAACACTTTCCATTTTGAGACGTTGACACCACTCTCTTTCTCACAACTTTCAAAGTCAAATTTGTATGTTTTCTatattaaagtgacattattttttggttcttttaacacattaaaaaatttatcttttagcattaattaataataaaattgaccatattaatcttaatttactcattaaaaatataataaattactCCTAGAAGTTAATTCCTTCCTGATATATGAagaactaaaatattttttaccacaaaaaaggttaaaaaatcacttaaagtggaccggagggagAGTCCGGAGAGTGCGTCTTGCTCTTGGGTCTCCATCGATATGCAGGAGAATTTTATAGAAACATAAGTTCtttgttattgaaaaaaaaatagtgagCTCACTGCCCAAAATTCATCCCAAAAGAGGGAACAGAAGCTGCACATCCCAACAATAATTTCCTTTTCCAAAGACCTCCATAGGGATTACAATCTCAATAATCTCTTCATAGACACGAATTCATTTTCTTTCTCACAGACATGCAAGTTGGCCTGTCAATagtatatgatttttttttccaaagttTGAAATTTATGTTTAACTCTCTTTCCCACCGCCAGATAGTCTCGTTTATCTATAACGCTGAAAGTGAAAAAGTACAACCCCAGTGTAAATAGAGATTGTGTAGTAGCTTGCTTAttcttgttagactctgatgctCATTTTAATTATAAGTCTAGAGTATCCAACACTGTGAATGCCCACAGGACAGCCGTTGTATAGATTTTCTTTTCCCTATTGATTTCAACAAAGAACTTGAGAATAGTGACAGATGGAACAGATTTACAGTAAGGTAGATATACAACTACAACTTATACTTACTTCATAAATGAGGGTATATATGGGGCAAAAGCTAAAGCTAACCAGACTTGCAAAACCTATATCTTTCTCTTGCTCTCCACTCTCTTATGGAAAGATGCCATAGAGGAATAAGAGTTAAATGACAAACCTTCTTTTTATTCGCAAAAAAACTTGTGTGGACATTCAACCCTGTGGTATGAAAAGACACGATTTGAAGACCAGAAGCTTACACCGAAGATGCTGCACGATCTGATTCTATCATGGATTTAATATAGAATTCACCTGCCTTGTATGAGGACCTAACCATGGGGCCAGACGCCACATATCGAAATCCCTGCCAGCAATTCAGGAAAATATATTAGCTAAACACAAATAATGCCAGTAAAGCAAACAAACACTTCCTCTTAAGCTTCAAGTTCAATCATGTTACCAGAAAATCTAGCAGTTCTAGATTTAGTCCCATTCGGTATTGCAGAAAATAGGTACAATAATAAAGAGAAAAGCTATCAGAGTTTTTTTGGGAATATTTTTCAAAAGACACGCCTTGGTTAGAACCagtgttctgatattgagcctatGACCAGTGTTTTTAAAGGCGTAGGTGTAAGAGGTGTTTTACATATGTCTCAGTAGGGcataagccccataggtatttaatttttaatattttataaaataatataattacaataaatatttataaacaggtaaaattgcataaaaaataaagaaaactataaatatgtgaaatatatatatatatatatatatatatatatatatatatatatatatatatatgtgtgtgtgtgtgcgcgcgcgcgcgcgcgcttcatccccacaaaaaactagtcaaaacaatctattgtACGGTACTTAGAAGCTCAAGTAACTTGAGTAGAAAAAAATAATgttttctacatggaggaacaaaatGGATGACTAACcttcaatttgaactttgaacttgctgatACGAAAGAGAAtgtttctctttgtatttgtaaaaataaaattgaatattcattgcttttgggagatattagcagactagcggacaagataaagaattggaaAAAACCATGAATtggggcttcaatcaataaaaaaggtcttgacttttaaatttaatacatttcagttcctttttaaaacttttgagtaattaccaagctgaattttgaaattttgggtattatatgaatgACTTATTCAAcaaactttgttttaatttgaGAAAATCTCTGGGGCTTACCTCACTAAAAAAACTCGCCTTAAACGCCCGAGCGTACGCcccgaacgcccgggcgtacgccccgaattgctgggcgtacgcctcttgagactttcgccctaCACCATCACCCCGGGGCGTTTTTTGGTGCGCCTCGCCCCAGGGCTCGccccgaaaacgccttttaaaacactggttaGAACCTCACTGGCTGTGTCATTGTCCCAAGTGCAAGTAATAAGCTTTCACAGTGTTTATTCCGATCAGGCCAAATTGACCAATTATAAAATGAGACTAACTTTTTGTTACACACAAACTTTTTTAGAAAAAggtgaaatttaattgatttgaAAAACCATAGGTAGGCCTATGTAATTAGGACAAAACCTCAAGGGAGATAATTAATCCTACCAAAAAACAAGGCATGTAGGACCTATGTACGAAATAAAAAAGGTCATAAACAAACCATTTCCATGCCGAGTACACGATAGTTCTCAAAGGCCTCAGGAGTTATGTATTCTGATACAGGCATGTGACGCTTTGTTGGTCTCATGTACTGACCAAATGTCATTACATCAACCCCTGCTGCTCGCACCTTCTCCATTGTTTTAACAACTTGGTCAGGTGTTTCCCCACAACCCAACATTACGGACGTCTTCGTCAATGTACCAGCAGGGGCACAGTCCTTTGCCATCATCAGAACATCCATAGATTGCTTGAAGTTAGCACGATGATCTCGTACTACACGCTGAAGCTCTTCAACTGTTTCAATGTTGTGAGCAAAAACATCTAATCCAGATTTTGCAACTTTCTCAACACAGCTAGGGTCTCCTCGAAAGTCTGGAACTGCAGGATAAGAACAACATCAATACCACGACTTCTAGCATGGTAAggtcaaaaaaataaatagaatctGGGTTAtcagaaggaaaaggaaaattcTTGGAAATAGATTTTTGAGAAGCTTGAAAATGTAACGATAACTTCTATCATGTTAATTACGTAGACAAAGTAACAAGTTCAAATGGCTAATACGTTACTTTCACTGttgcctttttcttttaaaaaaaaaaacttccagAATGGAAACGGAAAAGAGCAGTTGGACGAAAATTGCTAGTCCGAACTTAAATGTCAAATTCATGCATGACCGGTGGCAAGTTGATTTTGTAGTTAGATTACCCAATTGACATTGATCTGGAAAAGGAATAGAACTAGACAAAGGTATTTTTTGCCAAATTTTTTATGTGTTCCGCCAATGGCAAAGTTGgagaacacaacaacaacaacaacaaacccactACATTCCCTCAGGTGGGGTCCGGAGAATACACACTTAAGAAATTTCCTGCCAGAAAATACTACTGAAAATCAAATGCTTTAAAAGCTATAGGACTTTGAAGAGAAGTTGTAACCACCCACAGCTTCTTAGttcatatattttcatttttcatttaaaCTAACACGTGtctaaatattttcttcctttattttacTATCCCAGAAGAACATTTTATGACACTGAAATGGAGCCTTAGACCTCCTTCAGAATTTGAAAAAGTTAAAACAAGGCAAAACACTTCTCTAAGTGTAACTTGGCAGTCAAAGAGAATGCATCAAAATGAAGTATTAGTTTTGATCATATTTCACATGTCTAAGACAAAACGAGATGTCAAAAATCTCAGACACATATCAAACATGTGGGTTTCAACGAAGTGTCATGGTTCCTATTGTTAAGCTCCTCTATCAATAGATTCTTAGCCACGACAAATCAGCCTATCCAGATGCTTAAAAGGGCATCATTGGGATTTCCCAGACCTTATCCATCAGGTACCAGATCAGTTGTCTTTCTATCAACCTAAAAGCAGTTATTTGGTTGGTcacaaacttcttaaaaaccatcaaattaaaataaaaacgaCAAGCATACAAACTCCACTTCCATAAAATCAAGTTTAAAAAACATAAAAGCATGGAACTCATACCAAGTGCTTCTATGAGCATATTTGGCTTCAGGGTTTTCAACTTCTGCACTGTCTCAGCAAAATGACCGCTTCCTTGATCAGGTAGATCATCACGGTCAACACTAGTAATAACAACATAATCCAGACCCCACGAAGCAATGGCCTCGGCTACATTAGAAGGTTCATTTGGGTCCGGAGGGGGTGGAGTGCGTGATGTCTTCACATTGCAGAATCTGTTAAAGAAGCAGAGATCATTAAAAGGATCGTTTTCTCATATATTGCAACTTATTTCTCTCAAAATCCAAACTAGGCTACATAAAGAGGTCTCCTCTAACCTCCTCGAATCCTCAACGGATTATATAAACTACGAACTGGTGGACTAGGAAAGGAAAAGATGATCTAAATACAATGCGTCTTTCTTAATATTTTTCCTAAAAGAGAGTGTATTCACGCACTTTGCAATAACATCAACATCCTGGGGGTGGGTGGGTTTCGAGGCTATCAAATTGCTAAGTTCAAGGGGGTAATTAGGCCAAACATAAAGTTTAGGTGTGCACTGAATAAAGTCATCAAGTTCAGAGGACCCCGATCTATTTGCCTAAGACCTAACTAGTTATAAACTCTACGATAAATTCCTTAATATAAGTTGCAGAAAGCACCAAAAGCAAGAAAAGTTTCACAAAAGAGCGTAAACACCTTACCATTACCAACAACCACTAACACCTTCACCGACTCCTCTCACATGTCCAAATATACTCACATGGGGAGCAAGTACTAAAGGAATATACACAGTGAAAGCAGGATACCTACACAATATTAGCCAAAATGAAATGGTGGACAATTGGCcttggaagctcatctggaaaacAAAATTACCCCCCAAAGTTATATGTCATAGCTGGACTACATTGAAGGAAGCGTGCCTCACTCAAGATAATCTTTGCAAAAGGAGTATTCCCCATAGTTAATAGATGCTATATATGCCAGCAAGATTTTGAAACAAACAGACATCTATTTTTGCATTGTCCAGTTGCTACAGACATCTGGAATTCTTTTCAGTTTTAGGACTCAACTGGATGATGCCAGAGAGTATTAAAGATGCTTATAGTAGCTGGAGTTTATGGAAAGTTGGTAAGTCCATCAGCAAGATCTAGAAAATGATTCCTGGATGTATATTTTGAGCTATTTGGACAAAAAGGAACAGAAGATGTTTTGAGGGTTTAGCAACTCCAAATTACTCCTTGAAGGCTAATTGTATAGTTTTGTTATATAGCTGGAGTAACCTCTCCTCTATTAGCTCCCCcgaattatttttggattttgttagctCCCTAACACTAGCATAGGACCATCTGTACAGAGCTAACATATCATCTTTTGTATTAGCACCTGGACAGTGCTcttttgcatcttcttgatgctttTTATAATATctcttacttcatcaaaaaaaattaattgtttAGGTCTGCCTCTTCATGATTACGCTCATTGGCCCCCCCACAACTCCCACCTTCCTTCCTTCTAGTGTTACATCACTAGGTAGACCTAAAATCAATAGAGGGTTGTCTCACAAGACCTGCAATCTCTCGAAATTAATTCAAACTTAGCTAAAAACATAACAGAATAGAAACAACGGATCACAAAAGAACAAGTAAGTAAAAGATTTTTAATGCTAAAATTAATCAAATTTATCAATCAACACTCCACCATGTTGTAATCCTAAACTAGTCGGGGTTAACTAAATAAGTTTGCTATATCCATTTGGATCTAATCAAGCACATTTCGTTTCAATCCAACTCCTAAGTCCCAATGGGCAAGGGAAAAGGG contains:
- the LOC107792991 gene encoding lipoyl synthase, mitochondrial, with the protein product MNSRFTTLFFRSLKSGHRHSHHHYFLLPQFFSSSAPTPTSTSPPLTLEGLRHRLAAESPTLGDFIRLQSENEYSVEVGTKKKPLPKPKWMKEAIPGGEKYTQIKKKLRELKLHTVCEEAKCPNLGECWSGGETGTATATIMILGDTCTRGCRFCNVKTSRTPPPPDPNEPSNVAEAIASWGLDYVVITSVDRDDLPDQGSGHFAETVQKLKTLKPNMLIEALVPDFRGDPSCVEKVAKSGLDVFAHNIETVEELQRVVRDHRANFKQSMDVLMMAKDCAPAGTLTKTSVMLGCGETPDQVVKTMEKVRAAGVDVMTFGQYMRPTKRHMPVSEYITPEAFENYRVLGMEMGFRYVASGPMVRSSYKAGEFYIKSMIESDRAASSV